A single region of the Salipaludibacillus sp. LMS25 genome encodes:
- the dcuS gene encoding DcuS/MalK family sensor histidine kinase — protein sequence MKIKRIDDLNLITRITILVCVVIIVSLLSTGFLISQFIEQRTINSIEERAKNVSQMVALSELTVAQLEAGNPEGEIQPYAERMRDITGVAFVVVLDMDSVRQSHPIEEMIGQTFVGGDEGPVFEGLEHISTAEGTMGYSLRSFTPVINDQEEQVGAVVVGILLDDVKKEVWGSQMIILFGMVIGIIAGVIGAYLMGRKVKKIMFGLEPAQIAKIFEERNAILQSTKEGIIAIDKNETISLVNYEAIRLFKKAGYSDEPVGQLIQNYLPDTRLHEVVRSGKRELDQEFELNGLILVVNRVPILVEGDMVGAVATFRDKTEVKKMAEELTGVRTYAEALRAQTHEFMNKLHVILGMVSLESYEELRQYVKKTTRQSQSEVGNVSTMIKDPVLAGIIFGKMSYARENGIKLQLADTSHLPVSHNVDTTHQLVSILGNLLDNAIHATSTKKKPIELEMYYEDGALEMIVTDYGIGMTKEQLIRATEKGFSTKGKQRGMGLYLVKRTVKELGGKFKLHSEWGNGTSVYVKVPYQPRGDTE from the coding sequence ATGAAGATAAAGCGGATAGATGATCTTAATCTTATTACGAGAATTACAATCCTTGTGTGCGTTGTGATCATCGTGTCGTTATTATCAACTGGTTTTTTAATCAGCCAGTTTATAGAACAAAGGACGATCAACAGCATTGAAGAGCGGGCTAAAAACGTGTCACAAATGGTCGCTTTATCAGAATTAACGGTGGCGCAATTAGAGGCTGGCAATCCTGAAGGTGAGATACAACCATACGCAGAACGAATGAGAGATATTACGGGTGTGGCGTTTGTCGTTGTCTTGGATATGGACAGTGTTCGCCAGTCCCACCCAATAGAAGAGATGATCGGTCAAACATTTGTAGGAGGTGACGAAGGGCCTGTTTTTGAAGGCTTGGAACATATCTCCACAGCTGAAGGGACGATGGGGTACTCGTTACGGTCGTTTACTCCTGTTATAAATGATCAAGAAGAGCAGGTAGGGGCAGTTGTCGTCGGAATATTACTTGATGATGTGAAAAAAGAAGTTTGGGGAAGCCAAATGATTATCTTGTTCGGCATGGTTATCGGCATCATTGCCGGGGTGATAGGTGCCTATTTAATGGGACGGAAAGTTAAAAAAATCATGTTTGGCCTTGAACCAGCCCAGATTGCCAAAATATTCGAAGAACGTAACGCCATTTTGCAAAGTACGAAAGAAGGCATCATTGCGATTGATAAAAACGAAACAATCTCGTTAGTTAATTATGAAGCGATTCGCCTTTTTAAAAAAGCAGGATACTCGGATGAACCAGTAGGCCAGCTTATTCAGAACTATTTACCAGATACCCGTCTTCATGAAGTAGTAAGGTCAGGAAAAAGAGAACTAGATCAAGAATTTGAACTGAACGGTCTCATCCTTGTCGTCAACCGTGTTCCCATCTTAGTAGAAGGTGACATGGTGGGAGCAGTTGCCACCTTCCGTGATAAAACAGAAGTGAAGAAAATGGCAGAAGAGCTGACAGGTGTACGCACATATGCAGAAGCCTTACGTGCTCAGACACATGAATTCATGAACAAGCTCCATGTGATTCTCGGGATGGTGTCATTAGAGAGCTATGAAGAGCTGCGTCAATACGTTAAAAAAACGACGAGACAAAGTCAATCGGAAGTAGGGAACGTCTCAACAATGATTAAAGACCCTGTGCTGGCAGGTATTATTTTCGGAAAAATGAGCTACGCGAGAGAAAACGGCATTAAACTACAATTAGCTGATACGAGTCACCTGCCAGTTTCACACAACGTCGACACGACACACCAACTCGTCAGTATACTCGGAAATTTGTTAGATAATGCGATTCATGCAACAAGTACTAAGAAAAAACCGATAGAGCTAGAGATGTATTATGAAGATGGCGCACTTGAAATGATCGTCACCGATTATGGCATAGGGATGACGAAGGAGCAGCTCATAAGGGCCACAGAAAAAGGATTCTCGACGAAAGGGAAGCAACGGGGCATGGGCTTGTACTTAGTAAAGCGGACAGTGAAAGAACTCGGGGGCAAATTCAAGCTACATTCTGAATGGGGAAACGGCACGTCAGTCTATGTGAAAGTACCTTATCAACCACGAGGTGATACAGAATGA